The following coding sequences are from one Paenibacillus stellifer window:
- the rplL gene encoding 50S ribosomal protein L7/L12 — translation MSKETILEEIKGMSVLELNELVKAIEEEFGVTAAAPVAVGGGAAAAVVEEQTEFDVILTNAGASKINVIKVVREITGLGLKEAKDLVDNAPKPIKEKVSKEDADATKAKLEEAGAAVEVK, via the coding sequence ATGAGCAAGGAAACAATCTTGGAAGAAATCAAGGGCATGAGCGTCCTGGAACTGAACGAACTGGTTAAAGCAATCGAAGAAGAATTTGGCGTAACTGCAGCAGCTCCAGTAGCTGTAGGCGGCGGCGCAGCAGCAGCTGTTGTTGAAGAACAAACCGAATTCGACGTTATCCTGACTAACGCCGGCGCTTCCAAGATCAACGTAATCAAGGTTGTTCGCGAAATCACTGGTCTGGGTCTGAAAGAAGCTAAGGACCTGGTAGACAACGCTCCGAAGCCGATCAAGGAAAAAGTAAGCAAGGAAGATGCAGACGCTACGAAAGCGAAGCTGGAAGAAGCCGGCGCCGCTGTAGAAGTGAAGTAA
- the rplJ gene encoding 50S ribosomal protein L10: MANAKVLESKQEAVNVITGKLQNSVSTVVADYRGLNVAQVTELRKQLREAGVEFQVLKNSLLRRATAAAELTELDEVLSGPTAVAFSENDAVAAAKILNDFAKKNDALKLKGGVVEGKVVDEAQIKALAELPSREGLLSMLLSVLQAPMRNFALAVKAVAEKEEQSA, translated from the coding sequence TTGGCAAACGCTAAAGTACTTGAATCTAAACAGGAAGCGGTAAACGTCATTACTGGCAAACTGCAAAACAGCGTATCGACTGTTGTTGCGGACTACCGTGGATTGAACGTTGCCCAGGTAACCGAACTGCGCAAGCAGCTTCGTGAAGCCGGAGTTGAATTCCAAGTTCTGAAGAACTCGCTGCTTCGCCGCGCTACTGCAGCGGCTGAGCTGACTGAGCTGGATGAAGTTCTCTCCGGACCGACAGCCGTAGCATTCAGTGAGAATGATGCTGTGGCAGCGGCCAAAATTTTGAATGACTTTGCCAAGAAGAACGATGCTCTGAAACTGAAGGGCGGCGTTGTAGAAGGTAAAGTCGTGGACGAGGCCCAGATCAAAGCGCTGGCCGAGCTTCCTTCCCGCGAAGGTCTGCTGTCCATGCTGCTTAGCGTTCTTCAAGCGCCTATGCGCAACTTCGCTCTGGCTGTCAAAGCCGTTGCGGAGAAGGAAGAACAAAGCGCGTAA
- the rpsL gene encoding 30S ribosomal protein S12 — protein MPTINQLVRKGRQAKIEKSKSPALQKGFNALKREATDLSAPQKRGVCTRVGTMTPKKPNSALRKYARVRLTNRVEVTAYIPGIGHNLQEHSVVLIRGGRVKDLPGVRYHIVRGALDTAGVNNRMQARSKYGAKRPKAKK, from the coding sequence ATGCCAACTATTAATCAATTGGTTCGTAAAGGCCGTCAAGCCAAGATCGAGAAATCGAAATCGCCAGCACTGCAAAAAGGATTCAATGCCCTGAAGCGTGAGGCTACAGATTTGAGCGCTCCGCAAAAACGCGGCGTGTGCACTCGTGTAGGCACCATGACTCCTAAGAAACCGAACTCCGCACTTCGTAAATATGCCCGTGTTCGTCTGACGAACCGCGTAGAGGTGACGGCTTACATTCCGGGTATCGGACACAACCTGCAGGAGCACAGCGTGGTGCTGATCCGCGGAGGTCGTGTTAAGGACCTTCCAGGTGTTCGTTACCACATCGTTCGCGGCGCGCTGGATACAGCTGGCGTGAACAACCGTATGCAGGCTCGTTCCAAGTACGGCGCGAAACGTCCTAAAGCCAAGAAGTAA
- the rpoC gene encoding DNA-directed RNA polymerase subunit beta' produces the protein MLDVNNFEFMKIGLASPEKIRSWSRGEVKKPETINYRTLKPEKEGLFCERIFGPQKDWECHCGKYKRVRYKGVVCDRCGVEVTRAKVRRERMGHIELAAPVSHIWYFKGIPSRMGLALDMSPRSLEEIIYFASYVVTDPGDTPLEKKQLLSEKEYRSYREKYGYGFQASMGAEAVKKLLQDLDVEKELEFLKEELRTAQGQRRNRAIKRLEVIEAFRNSGNKPDWMIMDVLPVIPPELRPMVQLDGGRFATSDLNDLYRRVINRNNRLKRLLDLGAPDIIVQNEKRMLQEAVDALIDNGRRGRPVTGPGNRPLKSLSHMLKGKQGRFRQNLLGKRVDYSGRSVIVVGPYLKMYQCGLPKKMALELFKPFVMKELVNKGLAHNIKSAKRKVERVSPEVWDVLEEVIKEHPVLLNRAPTLHRLGIQAFEPILVEGHAIRLHPLVCTAYNADFDGDQMAVHVPLSAEAQAEARILMLASGNILNPKDGKPVVTPSQDMVLGSFYLTMDNKEEKGSYMILRTVNEAVSAYQRGTAGLHARVAIPVKALGKTSFTEKQQNAMLITTVGKIIFNEIFPESFPYINEATRDNLLQGTPEKYFIYEKGADIRARIEEVAIAAAVGKEYLGSIIARCFEIYHTTETSVILDKIKQLGFTYSTRAGVTIAVSDVVVPDEKKDILRESEEKVDVVAKQYRRGLITNEERYDRVIEIWSKTKDDLTNVLMKSMDRFNSIMLMVDSKARGNKSQITQLGGMRGLMATPSGRIFELPIKANFREGLTVLEYFISTHGARKGLADTALRTADSGYLTRRLVDVAQDVIVREEDCGTDKGFTVSRIQDGKEVIEDLYDRIEGRYCFETVRHPETGAIIVRRNDLIDSDKAEEIVNAGVTKLQIRSVLSCRARHGVCKKCYGRNLATGKHVEIGEAVGIIAAQSIGEPGTQLTMRTFHTGGVAGDDITQGLPRIQELFEARNPKGQATITEIDGVVKEIREAKDRREIEVQGEAESKVYSITYGSRLRVSEGDEVEAGDELTDGSIDPKEMLRIKGIRGVQNYILQEVQRVYRNQGVEINDKHVEVMIRQMLRKIRIIDAGDTNLLPGAFADIHEYETANKEAILSGKEPAVAKPVLLGITKASLETDSFLSAASFQETTRVLTDAAIKGKVDQLLGLKENVIIGKLIPAGTGMNRYRNVKLINPEEEQSELEALETVPAE, from the coding sequence TTGTTGGACGTTAACAATTTTGAATTTATGAAGATCGGTCTCGCTTCCCCGGAGAAGATCCGTTCTTGGTCCCGCGGAGAGGTTAAGAAGCCGGAAACCATTAACTATCGGACACTGAAGCCGGAGAAGGAAGGTCTGTTCTGTGAACGGATCTTCGGGCCTCAGAAGGACTGGGAGTGCCATTGCGGCAAGTACAAGCGCGTTCGCTATAAAGGCGTTGTCTGCGACCGTTGCGGCGTTGAAGTAACCCGCGCCAAGGTTCGCCGCGAGCGCATGGGACATATCGAACTGGCTGCTCCGGTTTCTCATATCTGGTATTTCAAAGGCATTCCGAGCCGCATGGGTCTTGCTCTTGACATGTCTCCAAGATCGCTGGAAGAGATTATCTACTTCGCTTCCTATGTTGTAACTGATCCAGGAGATACGCCTCTGGAGAAGAAGCAGCTGCTGTCCGAGAAGGAATACCGCAGCTACCGCGAGAAATACGGCTATGGCTTCCAAGCGAGCATGGGCGCAGAAGCGGTCAAGAAGCTGCTTCAGGATCTCGACGTCGAAAAAGAGCTTGAATTCCTGAAAGAAGAGCTGCGCACTGCACAGGGCCAGCGCCGCAACCGTGCGATCAAGCGTCTTGAGGTTATCGAGGCGTTCCGCAACTCCGGCAACAAGCCGGATTGGATGATCATGGACGTACTGCCGGTTATACCGCCGGAACTTCGTCCAATGGTACAGCTGGACGGCGGACGTTTTGCGACATCCGACCTGAACGACCTGTATCGCCGCGTAATCAACCGCAATAACCGTCTGAAGAGACTGCTTGATCTCGGAGCTCCGGATATTATCGTTCAGAACGAGAAGCGTATGCTTCAAGAAGCAGTCGACGCTCTAATCGACAACGGCCGTCGCGGCCGTCCGGTAACGGGCCCAGGCAACCGTCCGCTGAAATCGCTCAGCCATATGCTGAAAGGTAAGCAAGGACGTTTCCGTCAGAACCTGCTCGGTAAACGCGTCGACTATTCCGGCCGTTCCGTTATCGTCGTAGGTCCTTACCTGAAGATGTACCAATGCGGTCTGCCGAAGAAAATGGCGCTCGAGCTGTTCAAGCCGTTCGTCATGAAAGAACTCGTGAACAAGGGCCTTGCCCATAACATTAAGAGTGCGAAGCGCAAAGTGGAACGCGTAAGTCCGGAAGTCTGGGATGTTCTTGAAGAAGTCATCAAGGAGCATCCGGTTCTTCTGAACCGTGCCCCCACGCTTCACCGTCTCGGTATCCAGGCATTTGAACCGATTCTGGTGGAAGGCCACGCCATCCGTCTTCACCCGCTCGTATGTACGGCTTACAACGCCGACTTTGACGGTGACCAGATGGCCGTGCACGTACCGCTGTCCGCTGAAGCGCAGGCAGAAGCCCGCATCCTGATGCTGGCCTCCGGCAACATACTGAACCCGAAAGACGGCAAGCCTGTCGTAACTCCTTCCCAGGATATGGTCCTCGGTTCTTTCTACCTGACCATGGACAACAAGGAAGAAAAGGGTAGCTACATGATTCTGCGCACCGTGAACGAAGCGGTCTCCGCTTACCAACGTGGTACGGCAGGTCTGCATGCGCGTGTTGCTATTCCGGTTAAGGCTCTGGGCAAAACCTCCTTCACTGAGAAACAGCAGAATGCCATGCTGATCACGACGGTCGGCAAGATTATCTTCAACGAAATTTTCCCGGAAAGCTTCCCGTACATCAACGAAGCAACCCGCGACAATCTGTTGCAGGGCACCCCGGAGAAATATTTCATCTACGAAAAAGGCGCCGACATTCGCGCCCGTATCGAAGAAGTAGCGATTGCCGCCGCAGTCGGCAAGGAATATCTGGGCTCCATCATCGCCCGCTGCTTCGAGATTTACCATACGACGGAAACCTCCGTCATTCTGGACAAAATCAAGCAGCTCGGGTTCACGTACTCGACCCGTGCCGGCGTAACGATCGCCGTGTCCGACGTCGTTGTGCCTGATGAGAAGAAGGATATTCTGCGCGAATCCGAGGAGAAGGTCGATGTCGTTGCCAAGCAATACCGCCGCGGCCTTATTACCAACGAAGAACGCTACGACCGCGTAATCGAGATCTGGTCCAAGACGAAGGATGATCTGACGAACGTCCTCATGAAGTCCATGGACCGCTTCAACTCCATCATGCTCATGGTTGATTCCAAGGCGCGTGGTAACAAATCGCAGATCACCCAGCTGGGCGGCATGCGCGGCCTGATGGCTACGCCGTCGGGACGCATTTTCGAACTGCCGATCAAGGCGAACTTCCGCGAAGGCCTTACCGTCTTGGAGTACTTTATCTCCACTCACGGCGCGCGGAAAGGTCTGGCCGATACGGCGCTTCGTACCGCTGACTCGGGTTACCTGACACGCCGTCTCGTCGATGTGGCGCAGGACGTTATCGTCCGCGAAGAAGATTGCGGTACGGACAAAGGCTTCACCGTCAGCCGTATTCAGGATGGCAAGGAAGTTATCGAGGATCTGTATGACCGTATCGAAGGCCGTTACTGCTTCGAGACCGTCCGCCATCCGGAGACCGGAGCCATCATCGTTCGCCGCAACGATCTGATCGATTCCGACAAAGCGGAAGAAATCGTCAATGCCGGCGTAACGAAGCTGCAGATCCGCTCCGTGCTGAGCTGCCGCGCCCGTCACGGCGTCTGCAAGAAGTGCTACGGCCGCAACCTGGCTACTGGCAAGCATGTTGAAATCGGAGAAGCAGTCGGCATTATCGCCGCTCAATCCATCGGTGAACCGGGAACCCAGCTCACCATGCGTACGTTCCATACAGGGGGCGTTGCGGGTGATGACATTACCCAGGGTCTTCCGCGTATTCAGGAGCTCTTCGAAGCACGTAACCCGAAAGGCCAGGCGACCATCACTGAAATCGACGGTGTCGTCAAGGAAATCCGGGAAGCCAAGGACCGCCGTGAAATCGAAGTCCAAGGCGAAGCGGAATCGAAAGTTTACTCCATCACTTACGGCTCGCGTCTGCGCGTAAGCGAAGGCGACGAAGTGGAGGCCGGCGACGAACTGACCGACGGTTCCATTGACCCGAAAGAAATGCTGCGCATCAAGGGTATCCGCGGCGTGCAGAACTATATCCTTCAGGAAGTTCAGCGTGTATACCGGAACCAGGGCGTAGAAATCAACGACAAGCACGTTGAAGTTATGATCCGGCAGATGCTGCGCAAGATCCGGATTATCGACGCAGGGGACACGAACCTGCTTCCGGGCGCCTTTGCCGACATCCATGAATATGAAACGGCGAACAAGGAAGCGATCCTGTCCGGCAAAGAGCCGGCAGTCGCCAAGCCTGTTCTCCTCGGTATCACGAAGGCATCTCTGGAGACTGATTCGTTCCTCTCCGCGGCTTCCTTCCAGGAGACGACACGCGTCCTGACCGACGCTGCTATCAAGGGCAAGGTCGACCAGTTGCTCGGTCTCAAGGAGAACGTCATTATCGGTAAGCTGATTCCTGCCGGTACAGGCATGAACCGCTACCGCAATGTGAAGCTGATCAATCCGGAAGAAGAGCAAAGCGAGCTTGAAGCGCTGGAGACTGTTCCAGCTGAATAA
- a CDS encoding ribosomal L7Ae/L30e/S12e/Gadd45 family protein: MTDDRGLRDAQIKIGTKQTVKAVELGQAAEVYVAEDGDPRLTSRIVSLCKKHGVKLTYVDTMQHLGKACGIEVGAAMAAVLK, encoded by the coding sequence ATGACTGATGATAGAGGACTACGAGACGCTCAGATCAAGATCGGCACCAAGCAGACCGTTAAGGCGGTCGAGCTGGGCCAGGCTGCAGAAGTCTATGTGGCTGAAGACGGTGATCCCAGGCTTACTTCCCGAATCGTAAGTCTTTGCAAGAAACACGGCGTCAAGTTGACTTATGTCGATACGATGCAACATTTGGGCAAGGCGTGCGGAATCGAAGTAGGCGCTGCCATGGCAGCCGTCTTAAAATGA
- the rpoB gene encoding DNA-directed RNA polymerase subunit beta: MAGHLVQYGRRTRRSYARINEVLEVPNLIEIQQKSYDWFLEEGLREMFQDISPIQDFTGNLVLEFIDYSLGEPKYTVDDAKERDVTYAAPLRVKVRLINKETGEVKEQEVFMGDFPLMTETGTFIINGAERVIVSQLVRSPSVYFSTKVDKNGKKTYTATVIPNRGAWLELETDAKDIMYVRIDRTRKIPVTVLLRALGFGTDAEILDLLGNDEYIRNTLDKDNTDSTEKALIEIYERLRPGEPPTLDNAKSLLVARFFDPKRYDLANVGRYKINKKLHIKNRLFNQRLAQPLVDESTGEILAETGQMVDRRLLDELIPYFEKSMAAKTYRVSGGVLDNEDIPLQMVEVFSPIEEGRVVKLIANGNIDKSVKHITQADIISSISYFINLLHGIGNTDDIDHLGNRRLRSVGELLQNQFRIGLSRMERVVRERMSIQDANAITPQALINIRPVIASIKEFFGSSQLSQFMDQTNPLAELTHKRRLSALGPGGLTRERAGFEVRDVHHSHYGRMCPIETPEGPNIGLINSLSTFARINEYGFIEAPYRWVDPKTGKVTEQIDYLTADEEDNYVVAQANAELTEEGSFKDEMVIVRYNKLSDNITTMPSSRVDYMDVSPKQVVSVATALIPFLENDDSNRALMGSNMQRQAVPLLIPKAPLVGTGMEHKSAKDSGVCIVSKYDGIIERSSANEIWLRRVETVDGKEVKGDIVKYKLHKFMRSNQGTCINQRPLAKRGDIVKKGDILADGPSTEMGELALGRNVVVAFMTWEGYNYEDAILLSEKLVKEDVYTSIHIEEYESEARDTKLGPEEITRDIPNVGEEALRNLDERGIIRIGAEISAGDILVGKVTPKGVTELTAEERLLHAIFGEKAREVRDTSLRVPHGSDGIIVDVKVFTRENGDELPPGVNQLVRVYIAQKRKISEGDKMAGRHGNKGVVARILPEEDMPFLPDGTPVQVVLNPLGVPSRMNIGQVLEVHLGFAAMRLGIHVATPVFDGARENDVFDTMEEAGMQRNGKTILYDGRTGERFEREVTVGVMHMIKLAHMVDDKIHARSTGPYSLVTQQPLGGKAQFGGQRFGEMEVWALEAYGAAYTLQEILTVKSDDVVGRVKTYESIVKGENVPEPGVPESFKVLIKELQSLGMDVKILSGDEQEIEMKELDDEDETTSDKLSLNLEGAEVGVE; the protein is encoded by the coding sequence TTGGCAGGACATCTTGTTCAGTATGGTCGACGCACTCGGCGAAGCTATGCGAGAATTAACGAGGTACTCGAGGTCCCGAACCTGATTGAGATCCAACAAAAATCATACGATTGGTTTTTGGAGGAAGGATTGCGTGAAATGTTTCAGGACATCTCGCCGATCCAGGATTTCACGGGCAATCTGGTGCTGGAGTTCATTGACTACAGCTTAGGCGAACCGAAATATACGGTGGACGATGCCAAAGAACGCGACGTTACGTATGCGGCGCCGCTTCGGGTTAAAGTTCGTCTCATTAACAAGGAAACCGGCGAGGTCAAGGAACAGGAAGTGTTCATGGGGGATTTCCCGCTGATGACGGAGACCGGTACGTTTATCATTAACGGTGCGGAACGGGTAATTGTCAGCCAGTTGGTTCGCTCTCCAAGCGTCTACTTTAGCACTAAAGTGGATAAGAACGGTAAGAAAACCTACACGGCCACAGTAATCCCTAACCGCGGCGCATGGCTGGAATTGGAGACCGATGCGAAGGACATCATGTATGTCCGTATCGACCGTACCCGCAAAATTCCGGTTACCGTGCTGCTTCGCGCTCTTGGTTTCGGCACGGATGCCGAAATTCTGGATCTGCTTGGCAATGATGAATATATCCGCAATACCCTGGATAAAGACAACACCGACTCGACGGAAAAGGCGCTTATCGAGATTTACGAACGTCTCCGCCCGGGCGAGCCGCCGACACTCGACAACGCGAAGAGCTTGCTGGTAGCACGTTTCTTCGACCCCAAGCGTTATGATCTGGCGAATGTGGGTCGCTATAAGATTAACAAGAAGCTGCACATCAAGAATCGCCTGTTCAACCAGCGTCTGGCTCAGCCGCTCGTAGACGAGTCGACCGGTGAAATTCTGGCCGAAACCGGCCAGATGGTAGACCGCCGTCTCCTTGACGAGCTGATCCCGTACTTCGAGAAGAGCATGGCAGCCAAGACCTACCGCGTAAGCGGCGGTGTTCTGGATAACGAAGACATTCCGCTGCAAATGGTTGAAGTCTTCTCGCCAATCGAAGAAGGCCGTGTCGTCAAGCTGATTGCGAACGGCAATATCGACAAATCGGTCAAGCATATTACCCAGGCTGATATTATTTCCTCGATCAGCTACTTTATCAACTTGCTTCACGGCATCGGCAACACTGACGATATCGACCATCTGGGCAACCGTCGTCTGCGTTCGGTGGGCGAACTGCTCCAGAACCAGTTCCGTATCGGTCTGTCCCGTATGGAGCGCGTTGTCCGTGAAAGAATGTCGATTCAGGATGCCAATGCCATTACGCCGCAGGCCCTGATCAACATTCGTCCGGTCATTGCGTCGATCAAGGAGTTCTTCGGATCTTCCCAGCTGTCCCAGTTCATGGACCAGACGAACCCGCTGGCCGAGCTTACACATAAGCGCCGTCTCTCCGCGCTGGGTCCAGGCGGTCTGACGCGCGAACGCGCGGGCTTTGAAGTTCGAGACGTCCATCACAGTCACTATGGCCGGATGTGTCCAATTGAAACGCCTGAAGGTCCGAACATCGGTCTTATCAACTCCCTGTCGACATTTGCCCGCATCAACGAATACGGCTTTATCGAAGCACCGTACCGTTGGGTGGATCCGAAGACCGGTAAGGTTACGGAACAGATCGATTATCTGACGGCCGATGAAGAAGATAATTATGTTGTCGCCCAGGCGAACGCTGAGCTGACGGAGGAAGGCTCGTTTAAGGACGAAATGGTTATCGTCCGTTACAACAAGCTCTCCGACAATATCACGACGATGCCGAGCAGTCGGGTAGACTACATGGACGTATCGCCTAAGCAGGTTGTATCCGTCGCGACGGCGCTCATTCCGTTCCTTGAGAACGATGACTCCAACCGCGCGCTGATGGGTTCCAATATGCAGCGTCAGGCAGTTCCACTGCTCATCCCGAAAGCCCCTCTGGTCGGTACGGGAATGGAGCACAAGTCGGCCAAGGATTCGGGCGTATGTATTGTATCCAAGTACGACGGGATTATCGAACGCTCGTCGGCCAACGAGATTTGGCTGCGCCGCGTCGAAACCGTCGACGGCAAAGAAGTTAAAGGCGACATTGTTAAATATAAATTACACAAATTTATGCGTTCGAACCAAGGGACCTGCATTAACCAGCGTCCACTGGCCAAACGGGGCGACATCGTCAAGAAGGGCGACATCCTGGCGGACGGTCCTTCGACCGAAATGGGTGAATTGGCACTGGGGCGCAACGTAGTCGTTGCCTTCATGACCTGGGAAGGCTACAACTACGAGGATGCGATCCTGCTGAGCGAGAAGCTTGTGAAAGAGGATGTATACACTTCGATTCACATCGAGGAGTACGAATCCGAAGCGCGCGATACGAAACTCGGACCGGAAGAAATTACACGCGACATTCCGAACGTGGGCGAAGAAGCGCTCCGCAACCTGGATGAGCGCGGTATTATCCGGATCGGCGCCGAAATCAGCGCTGGAGACATCCTGGTCGGCAAGGTTACGCCGAAGGGTGTAACGGAGCTGACGGCTGAAGAACGCCTGCTGCACGCCATCTTCGGCGAGAAGGCCCGCGAAGTCCGCGACACCTCGCTGCGCGTGCCACACGGCAGTGACGGTATCATCGTTGACGTTAAAGTGTTCACGCGGGAGAACGGCGACGAGCTGCCTCCAGGCGTTAACCAACTCGTCCGCGTCTACATCGCCCAGAAGCGCAAAATCTCCGAAGGCGACAAGATGGCTGGACGTCATGGTAACAAGGGTGTCGTAGCACGTATCCTGCCGGAAGAAGATATGCCGTTCCTGCCGGACGGTACGCCTGTACAGGTTGTACTGAATCCGCTGGGCGTACCTTCGCGTATGAACATCGGACAGGTGCTTGAGGTTCACCTCGGCTTCGCGGCCATGCGCCTGGGCATTCACGTGGCAACGCCGGTATTCGACGGAGCACGCGAGAATGACGTATTCGACACGATGGAAGAAGCCGGCATGCAGCGCAACGGCAAGACCATCCTGTATGACGGACGCACGGGCGAGCGCTTCGAGCGCGAAGTTACCGTCGGCGTCATGCACATGATCAAGCTGGCGCACATGGTTGACGATAAAATCCATGCCCGTTCCACAGGGCCATACTCGCTCGTTACGCAGCAGCCACTCGGCGGTAAAGCCCAGTTCGGCGGCCAGCGCTTCGGGGAAATGGAAGTATGGGCGCTTGAAGCTTACGGCGCCGCTTATACCCTGCAGGAGATTCTGACAGTCAAATCCGACGACGTGGTCGGCCGTGTGAAGACCTACGAATCGATCGTTAAGGGCGAGAACGTGCCGGAACCGGGCGTTCCGGAATCCTTCAAGGTATTGATCAAGGAGCTTCAATCCCTCGGCATGGACGTTAAGATTCTGAGCGGAGACGAGCAGGAGATCGAGATGAAGGAACTGGACGATGAGGATGAGACTACAAGCGACAAGCTGAGCCTCAATCTGGAAGGTGCGGAAGTCGGAGTGGAATAA
- a CDS encoding class I SAM-dependent methyltransferase, with product MSQHYYSQQPEAKHDRRTLRAVLRGKTFQFTSDAGVFSKGDVDYGSRALIEAMEIPDGSAVLDVGCGYGPIGLTAAYLAPNAKVTMLDINGRAVELARENAKANGIANVEIVESDLLAAVAGKNFDVILTNPPIRAGKAVVHQIFEEAYEHLNENGALWVVIQKKQGAPSAAAKLETLFGEVEELGKDKGYRILRAIKHN from the coding sequence TTGTCTCAGCATTATTACTCGCAGCAGCCGGAAGCCAAGCATGACAGACGGACACTTCGTGCCGTTCTCCGGGGAAAGACCTTTCAGTTTACGAGCGATGCAGGCGTATTCTCTAAAGGGGATGTGGATTACGGCAGCCGGGCGCTGATCGAAGCTATGGAGATTCCGGATGGTTCAGCGGTGCTGGATGTAGGCTGCGGTTACGGGCCGATCGGCCTGACAGCAGCATATCTCGCTCCAAATGCCAAAGTCACGATGCTGGACATTAACGGCCGGGCCGTGGAACTGGCACGCGAGAATGCGAAGGCGAACGGAATCGCCAATGTGGAGATTGTCGAAAGTGATCTGTTGGCCGCTGTAGCCGGGAAGAACTTTGACGTTATTCTCACGAATCCGCCGATCCGGGCAGGCAAAGCGGTGGTTCACCAGATTTTTGAAGAGGCCTATGAGCATTTGAACGAGAATGGAGCTCTATGGGTTGTCATTCAGAAGAAGCAGGGTGCGCCTTCGGCGGCAGCCAAGCTGGAGACTTTGTTCGGGGAAGTCGAGGAATTAGGTAAGGACAAAGGGTACCGGATTCTGAGAGCCATAAAGCATAATTAA